The following are encoded together in the Bradyrhizobium sp. CCGUVB1N3 genome:
- the rplJ gene encoding 50S ribosomal protein L10: MERAAKKEAVEQLNEVFKTTGVAVVAQYSGLTVAQMQKLRMQMKQAGASVKVSKNRLAKIALEGTDVVAIGPMLKGPTVIATSNDPVAAPKVAIDFAKANEKFVIIGGSMGKTVLNVDGVKALASLPSLDELRGKIVGLIVAPATKLAQLANAPAGKLARVIQAHASKGEAA, from the coding sequence GTGGAACGAGCGGCAAAAAAGGAAGCGGTCGAACAGCTCAATGAGGTCTTCAAGACCACGGGCGTCGCGGTCGTTGCTCAATATTCCGGCCTCACTGTCGCCCAGATGCAGAAGCTGCGCATGCAGATGAAGCAGGCTGGCGCCTCGGTGAAGGTCTCGAAGAACCGTCTCGCCAAAATTGCTCTTGAAGGCACTGACGTCGTTGCCATCGGCCCCATGCTGAAGGGGCCGACCGTGATCGCGACTTCTAACGATCCGGTAGCGGCGCCGAAGGTCGCCATCGATTTCGCCAAGGCGAACGAGAAGTTCGTCATCATCGGCGGCTCGATGGGCAAGACCGTCCTGAATGTCGACGGCGTGAAGGCTCTTGCCTCGCTGCCGTCGCTTGACGAACTGCGCGGCAAGATCGTCGGCCTCATCGTGGCTCCGGCGACCAAGCTCGCCCAGCTCGCGAACGCGCCGGCGGGCAAGCTCGCACGCGTCATTCAGGCTCATGCCTCAAAGGGCGAAGCGGCCTGA
- the rplL gene encoding 50S ribosomal protein L7/L12, which yields MADLQKIVDDLSSLTVLEAAELAKLLEEKWGVSAAAAVAVAGPAAGGAAAAPAEEKTEFTVVLASAGDKKIEVIKEVRAITGLGLKEAKDLVEGAPKPVKEGVNKDEADKIKAQLEKAGAKVELK from the coding sequence ATGGCTGACTTGCAGAAGATCGTTGACGACCTCTCGAGCCTCACCGTGCTCGAAGCCGCTGAACTCGCCAAGCTCCTCGAAGAGAAGTGGGGCGTGTCCGCCGCTGCCGCCGTCGCAGTGGCCGGCCCGGCTGCCGGTGGCGCTGCCGCCGCTCCGGCGGAAGAGAAGACCGAGTTCACGGTCGTTCTCGCCTCTGCCGGCGACAAGAAGATCGAGGTCATCAAGGAAGTCCGCGCCATCACCGGCCTGGGCCTGAAGGAAGCGAAGGACCTCGTCGAGGGCGCGCCGAAGCCGGTGAAGGAAGGCGTGAACAAGGACGAAGCCGACAAGATCAAGGCCCAGCTCGAGAAGGCTGGCGCGAAGGTCGAGCTCAAGTAA